Proteins encoded together in one Shewanella acanthi window:
- the smpB gene encoding SsrA-binding protein SmpB, with protein sequence MVKKNSKKAAPATIARNKRATFEYRFEEKMEAGLSLMGWEVKSIRMGKVNLSDCYVFIKNGEAFMHGCTIIPLNTASTHVVCDPIRLKKLLLSRKELDKLAGLVERQGYSIIPISMYWRKGAWVKVEIGLGKGKKDHDKREDTKAREWEVEKARVMKKEKTRG encoded by the coding sequence ATGGTAAAGAAAAACTCGAAAAAAGCCGCGCCTGCGACAATCGCACGCAATAAGCGCGCAACCTTCGAATATCGATTCGAAGAGAAAATGGAAGCAGGCCTGTCCCTCATGGGATGGGAGGTAAAGTCTATCCGTATGGGCAAAGTCAACCTGTCGGATTGTTATGTTTTTATCAAAAATGGCGAAGCCTTTATGCACGGCTGTACCATTATTCCACTTAATACCGCGTCAACTCATGTGGTGTGTGACCCAATCCGACTCAAGAAATTACTCCTAAGCCGTAAAGAGTTAGACAAATTAGCCGGACTTGTGGAACGCCAAGGCTACTCGATTATCCCTATCTCAATGTACTGGCGTAAGGGGGCTTGGGTGAAAGTGGAAATCGGCCTAGGTAAAGGTAAAAAAGACCATGATAAGCGTGAAGATACCAAAGCGCGCGAGTGGGAAGTTGAAAAAGCCCGCGTAATGAAAAAGGAAAAAACGCGCGGATAA
- a CDS encoding type II toxin-antitoxin system RatA family toxin produces MPQISRSVLVRFSAIQMYDLVNDVESYKEFLPGCVGGKVLEFDGKTMVASVDVSKAGIRKTFTTRNQVVPGKRIDLQLENGPFKHLLGQWRFTELTEDACKVEFDLNFEFSSSLVDMAFGKVFNDLMVSMVTAFTSRAKVIYSGK; encoded by the coding sequence ATGCCACAAATTTCTCGCAGTGTGTTAGTCCGATTTAGTGCGATACAAATGTATGATTTAGTTAATGATGTTGAATCATACAAAGAGTTTTTACCCGGTTGTGTCGGCGGTAAAGTACTCGAGTTTGATGGCAAAACCATGGTGGCGTCGGTAGATGTGAGTAAGGCTGGGATACGTAAGACCTTCACGACTCGCAACCAAGTTGTGCCTGGTAAGCGCATTGATTTACAACTTGAAAACGGGCCGTTCAAGCACTTGCTTGGACAATGGCGATTTACCGAATTAACTGAAGATGCCTGTAAAGTTGAATTCGATTTGAACTTCGAATTTTCTAGTTCATTAGTCGATATGGCATTTGGCAAAGTGTTCAACGATCTTATGGTTTCAATGGTGACGGCATTTACGAGCCGCGCTAAGGTAATTTACAGTGGTAAATGA
- a CDS encoding outer membrane protein assembly factor BamE, giving the protein MINKKQSITLLSAFALSVSLSACSMFDWLIYKPDIPQGNYMEQQQVEKLRIDMTKEQAEYILGRPVLRDSFADDTWYYVYHYKSGRDASITHKELILHFTGNKLSLVKGDYDLSPEFNTPLEQSKLPMVNTKESAPLVPAERPDEKPLVKENDPEAQVQKPIK; this is encoded by the coding sequence ATGATTAATAAAAAGCAAAGTATTACCCTGCTGAGCGCTTTTGCGCTCTCTGTCTCGCTCAGTGCCTGTAGCATGTTCGATTGGCTTATCTATAAGCCCGATATTCCACAAGGTAACTATATGGAGCAACAACAGGTTGAAAAGCTACGTATCGACATGACCAAGGAGCAGGCCGAGTATATTTTGGGTCGCCCCGTTCTTCGAGACAGTTTTGCCGACGATACTTGGTATTATGTTTACCATTATAAAAGTGGCCGTGATGCCAGCATCACCCACAAAGAACTGATCCTGCATTTTACCGGTAACAAACTAAGCTTAGTTAAAGGCGATTACGATTTAAGCCCTGAGTTTAATACGCCACTTGAACAGAGTAAGTTACCGATGGTGAATACAAAGGAATCGGCACCATTGGTACCTGCCGAGCGCCCTGATGAAAAGCCATTAGTGAAAGAAAATGATCCGGAAGCTCAGGTCCAAAAACCGATAAAGTAG
- a CDS encoding RnfH family protein yields the protein MVNEADKFVVDVIYALPTQQKVISVSVHPGTSAIEIVRQSNMVSFFPEIDLDTVKLGVFSNLVKHDQVILPGQRVEIYRPLIADPKDVRRRRADKAKDEGRANKVTGGRV from the coding sequence GTGGTAAATGAAGCAGATAAATTTGTGGTCGATGTCATTTATGCATTGCCAACACAACAAAAAGTCATCTCTGTGAGTGTGCATCCGGGCACTAGTGCGATTGAGATTGTTCGCCAGAGTAATATGGTAAGCTTTTTTCCTGAGATTGATTTAGACACGGTCAAACTAGGGGTTTTTAGCAATCTCGTGAAGCATGACCAAGTCATATTACCAGGGCAACGAGTTGAAATTTATCGTCCCTTGATTGCCGATCCTAAGGATGTTCGCCGTCGCCGCGCCGATAAGGCAAAGGATGAAGGACGCGCTAACAAGGTGACAGGCGGCAGAGTTTAA
- a CDS encoding viperin family antiviral radical SAM protein — protein sequence MKSNNNQLVINWHLTELCNYECQYCYAKWSDSDYRKNIIIEPHSRTRLLDELYAFFRPDNPNTPLMPQLSWSRVRLNFAGGEPLIYDKWLPDSASQASSLGMDVSLITNGSRLGRSAFKRLLPFLTTLGVSIDSACDQTNNLIGRKSRLGSPMDVSQICEQLIETKKAYPRLQLKINTVVSSLNYHEDLTDLITDLSPAKWKVLKMLPVVDDKLTITDAQFCQFISRHKALSSIMYPENGTDMRESYIMIDPYGRFYQNVPDGIGYQYSASILEVGVEQAFRQLTFNSQRFENRYLALNQRVKYEV from the coding sequence ATGAAATCAAATAATAATCAGCTGGTTATAAATTGGCATTTAACTGAACTGTGTAACTATGAATGTCAGTACTGCTATGCAAAGTGGAGTGACAGTGATTACAGAAAGAACATTATTATCGAGCCTCACTCTAGGACACGGTTGCTCGATGAGTTGTACGCATTTTTCCGGCCCGATAACCCAAATACCCCATTAATGCCGCAACTTTCATGGTCTCGAGTTCGCTTGAACTTTGCGGGCGGGGAGCCGCTCATTTATGACAAATGGCTTCCTGATAGCGCAAGTCAAGCATCTTCGTTAGGCATGGATGTATCTTTGATAACGAATGGCTCTCGCTTGGGTCGTTCTGCATTTAAAAGATTACTGCCTTTTTTAACCACCCTTGGCGTTAGTATCGATTCTGCATGTGACCAAACTAACAATCTTATTGGTAGAAAAAGTCGTTTAGGTAGCCCTATGGATGTCAGTCAAATTTGCGAACAATTGATTGAAACAAAGAAGGCTTATCCACGTTTGCAGCTAAAAATTAATACGGTCGTAAGCTCGTTGAATTACCATGAAGATTTGACCGATTTGATAACGGATTTATCACCAGCCAAATGGAAAGTGCTGAAAATGCTTCCTGTTGTGGATGACAAGTTAACGATTACTGATGCGCAGTTTTGTCAATTTATTTCACGACACAAAGCCTTGAGCTCCATTATGTATCCTGAAAACGGTACCGATATGCGAGAGTCATACATCATGATAGATCCTTATGGTCGTTTCTATCAGAATGTACCTGACGGCATTGGATATCAGTACAGCGCTTCAATACTAGAGGTTGGTGTTGAACAGGCCTTTAGACAATTAACTTTTAATTCCCAGCGATTCGAGAATAGATATTTGGCTCTTAATCAGAGGGTTAAGTATGAAGTATAG
- a CDS encoding tetratricopeptide repeat-containing diguanylate cyclase produces MPLVAATVDYDVALNEIAKLQYTDLSAVAAKLPVLEADFEHMTHQQQGRFLIFKGASLTFNGKYQEAIETLRRVELLVHDVDLLFSAYNYLATANVAQRNFKDAFDALAKSLALIERIENVNFKRTSYIRIAGLYIAMGATEDVGIYASKALSLATEKDTKDICFAKLYLAVHSLEFKNFAIAFDEFQSTRTYCDSVEVPLVANIALKGMGESKLKLMQPSEAIPYLLDALKKYELFKYQLEINSVHALLAEAYLGIKDLQKANEHAQFVMGLADEPSTTEHKYKATRVMAQLSAQRNDYQQAYEYSNKEQGYNQQILDEAKIKNLAYQSAKFNADEQIREINLLNKERELYIAQQTVKEREYTNMLMFITILVGGIFFLGILLVVGTLQKRKFMRMAKIDALTGVLNRGAGQDLGENLFVQVAARGGDFCVILFDLDYFKQINDSFGHGTGDWALKKVAESLKSCIRNGDVLARIGGEEFAIFLPYANVEKGREVAELCRTKIAAIDTHLSGHQFNITASFGVSGLKQDDLSLDPLLHRADMALYAAKSSGRNTVCCYAETMVSSKRATNINKPLVNQPAVESTKAL; encoded by the coding sequence ATGCCCTTAGTTGCCGCGACCGTGGATTATGATGTCGCGCTGAATGAAATTGCAAAATTACAGTACACAGATTTATCTGCTGTGGCGGCTAAGCTTCCAGTGTTAGAAGCCGATTTTGAGCATATGACGCACCAGCAACAGGGACGTTTCTTGATTTTTAAAGGGGCGTCACTGACTTTTAATGGTAAGTATCAAGAAGCAATTGAAACTTTAAGACGTGTTGAACTCTTAGTGCATGATGTGGATTTGCTGTTTTCTGCATATAACTATCTTGCCACAGCGAATGTTGCCCAGCGCAATTTCAAGGATGCCTTCGATGCACTGGCAAAAAGTTTGGCGCTTATTGAACGCATTGAAAACGTGAATTTTAAACGCACATCTTATATCCGTATTGCCGGTCTATATATTGCGATGGGGGCGACAGAGGATGTGGGAATTTATGCTTCAAAAGCGCTTTCACTTGCCACCGAAAAGGACACCAAAGATATTTGCTTTGCTAAGTTATATCTGGCAGTGCATAGCTTAGAGTTTAAAAATTTTGCTATTGCCTTTGATGAGTTTCAATCCACAAGAACTTATTGTGATTCAGTAGAAGTACCTTTGGTTGCAAATATTGCCTTAAAGGGCATGGGTGAATCTAAACTGAAACTAATGCAACCTTCAGAGGCTATTCCCTATCTTTTGGATGCCCTCAAAAAATACGAACTGTTCAAATATCAGCTTGAGATTAACAGTGTGCATGCCCTCCTTGCGGAGGCCTACCTCGGTATTAAAGATTTGCAAAAGGCGAATGAGCATGCCCAGTTTGTGATGGGGTTAGCGGATGAGCCTAGTACCACAGAGCATAAATACAAGGCTACGCGCGTCATGGCACAATTGTCCGCTCAGCGAAATGATTATCAGCAAGCCTATGAATATTCGAATAAAGAGCAGGGTTATAATCAGCAGATCCTCGATGAGGCTAAAATTAAAAACTTGGCGTATCAGTCGGCCAAATTTAACGCCGATGAGCAAATACGCGAAATAAATCTGCTTAATAAAGAGCGTGAACTTTATATCGCCCAGCAAACAGTTAAAGAACGTGAATACACCAACATGCTGATGTTCATTACGATTTTGGTTGGTGGCATATTCTTCTTGGGGATATTGTTGGTGGTGGGCACCTTACAAAAACGTAAGTTTATGCGTATGGCTAAAATAGATGCGCTCACTGGGGTGCTCAATCGTGGCGCAGGCCAAGATCTCGGCGAAAACTTGTTTGTGCAAGTGGCTGCTCGTGGTGGTGATTTTTGCGTGATCCTATTCGATCTTGATTATTTCAAACAAATCAATGATTCCTTTGGGCATGGCACTGGTGATTGGGCCTTAAAGAAAGTAGCTGAATCTCTTAAATCCTGCATCCGTAATGGCGATGTACTTGCCCGCATTGGTGGTGAGGAATTTGCGATATTTTTACCCTACGCCAATGTCGAAAAGGGGAGAGAGGTTGCAGAATTATGCCGAACTAAAATCGCTGCAATCGATACCCATCTATCGGGACATCAATTTAATATCACCGCCAGTTTTGGTGTAAGTGGTTTAAAGCAAGATGATTTGAGTCTTGATCCTCTCTTACACCGTGCGGACATGGCTCTTTATGCCGCTAAATCAAGCGGCCGTAATACCGTATGTTGTTATGCCGAGACTATGGTTTCAAGTAAACGCGCTACTAACATCAATAAGCCGTTAGTTAATCAGCCCGCGGTCGAGTCGACTAAAGCACTCTAA
- a CDS encoding SAM-dependent methyltransferase has translation MGSLICVGTGLQLAGQVSVLSRSYIEHADIVFSLLPDVFAQQWLKSINPSVVNLQQFYAQQGEFKNRRDTYDEMVNAILTSVRAGKNTVCALYGHPGVFACVAHMAIERARAEGFAAKMEPGISAEACLWADLGIDPGSFGHQSFEASQFMFFKHAPDPTAYLLLWQIAIAGEHTLTHFHTSSDRLQVLVAQLNEWYPLAHEVIIYEAANLPIQNPRIERLPLSLLPEANLSPISTLIIPPAMKLEYNYAILAKLGIRPEDLG, from the coding sequence ATGGGGTCTTTAATCTGTGTTGGTACTGGATTGCAACTGGCTGGTCAGGTGAGTGTGCTCAGTCGCAGTTATATTGAACATGCCGATATAGTATTTTCACTCTTGCCAGACGTTTTCGCACAACAGTGGCTTAAATCTATTAACCCAAGCGTTGTGAATTTGCAGCAATTTTATGCTCAGCAGGGGGAGTTTAAGAATCGCCGCGATACCTATGACGAGATGGTGAATGCAATTTTAACGTCAGTACGAGCAGGTAAAAATACGGTTTGTGCGCTTTATGGTCACCCAGGTGTTTTTGCCTGCGTTGCACATATGGCCATAGAGAGGGCGCGCGCAGAAGGGTTTGCTGCCAAGATGGAGCCTGGGATTTCAGCAGAAGCTTGTTTGTGGGCGGATTTAGGGATAGATCCTGGCAGCTTTGGTCATCAGAGTTTCGAGGCCAGCCAATTTATGTTTTTTAAGCACGCACCGGATCCCACTGCATATTTATTACTGTGGCAAATCGCCATAGCTGGCGAGCATACATTGACACATTTCCATACCAGCAGTGACAGATTACAAGTGTTGGTCGCCCAATTAAATGAGTGGTATCCACTAGCACATGAAGTCATTATCTATGAGGCGGCAAATTTACCTATCCAAAATCCACGAATTGAGCGTTTACCGCTATCTTTGTTGCCCGAGGCTAATCTAAGTCCCATTAGTACTTTGATTATTCCACCTGCAATGAAACTGGAATACAACTATGCTATTTTAGCTAAGCTAGGTATTCGCCCTGAGGATTTAGGATAA
- a CDS encoding integrase domain-containing protein, with the protein MATSTTRLTDTQIKNQKPGPKDIVLSDGDGLQLRVRANGSKLWNFNYYHPTTKKRVNIGIGPYPEISLAKARKAVTEYRELVASGIDPKDKREQESFKNKQEVLYTLKNVAIEWLEVKRDEVTEDHCRKIWQSLERYVFPDFGETPLIKITAPNVITLFRPIEAKGSLETVKRLNQRLNEIMNYGVNCGYIAANPLVGIRAAFKKPKKEHMATLSPEELPDLMRALSQASIKRVTRCLIEWQLHTMTRPSEAATARWAELDLEKLIWTIPAEKMKNKLEHLIPITPQMLGVLAAVRPISGHREYIFPADREPKTHCNTQTANMALKRMGFHGKLVSHGLRSLASTTLNEQGYNSDWIESALSHVGANEVRTAYNRATYLELRRPMMCWWSEHIEKSAEGNLSLGSQ; encoded by the coding sequence ATGGCCACCAGCACAACTCGTTTAACTGACACTCAAATCAAAAACCAAAAGCCAGGCCCAAAAGATATTGTTCTCTCAGATGGTGATGGCCTTCAGCTAAGGGTTCGTGCTAATGGTTCCAAACTCTGGAACTTCAACTATTACCATCCAACAACTAAGAAACGCGTCAATATTGGGATTGGCCCCTATCCAGAAATATCTCTGGCTAAAGCTCGAAAAGCGGTCACAGAGTATAGAGAGCTTGTTGCTAGTGGGATAGACCCAAAAGACAAACGCGAACAAGAATCATTCAAAAATAAACAAGAGGTACTCTACACCCTTAAAAATGTAGCAATTGAGTGGTTAGAGGTAAAAAGAGATGAAGTGACAGAGGATCACTGTCGAAAAATTTGGCAATCATTAGAGAGATATGTATTTCCTGATTTTGGTGAGACACCTCTAATCAAAATCACAGCTCCAAATGTTATCACTCTATTCCGCCCTATCGAGGCTAAGGGCAGCTTAGAAACAGTAAAACGACTCAACCAGCGACTGAATGAGATCATGAATTATGGTGTTAACTGTGGATATATCGCAGCAAACCCATTAGTGGGCATTCGTGCTGCATTTAAAAAGCCTAAAAAAGAACATATGGCCACGCTAAGCCCAGAGGAGCTACCTGATTTAATGCGAGCCCTTTCACAAGCTTCGATTAAGCGTGTAACTCGATGTCTGATTGAGTGGCAGTTGCACACTATGACTCGCCCCTCTGAAGCAGCAACAGCACGTTGGGCAGAACTAGATCTAGAAAAGCTGATCTGGACTATTCCAGCTGAAAAAATGAAAAATAAACTAGAACATTTGATCCCGATTACGCCACAAATGCTTGGAGTACTAGCAGCAGTAAGGCCCATCAGCGGCCATAGAGAATACATATTTCCTGCCGACAGGGAACCCAAAACTCACTGTAATACTCAAACGGCTAATATGGCGCTCAAGCGTATGGGATTTCATGGAAAGTTAGTAAGCCATGGGCTTCGTTCATTAGCGAGTACCACTCTAAACGAACAGGGCTACAATTCTGACTGGATAGAATCAGCATTATCTCACGTAGGCGCTAACGAGGTACGTACAGCATATAACCGTGCTACATATCTGGAACTTAGGCGCCCAATGATGTGCTGGTGGAGCGAGCATATTGAAAAATCTGCCGAGGGGAACCTATCGTTAGGGAGCCAATAA